The Arachis ipaensis cultivar K30076 chromosome B03, Araip1.1, whole genome shotgun sequence region aaccttgtcttgaattgcTTTCGTTCAACCATCTTCCTCTTCAGCTCTAATCAGACTCCACGAAAAAAGAagccaaaaagaaaaagagttgtGTTGTGCCAAAAGAAGCGATGACAACAATCAATATCAGTGTTTTAGTTCCCGCGCGAACAAGTAACCCTAAATTCCAAATTTCCCAAACACAATGCCTCTTGCTGTGAAAATGCCACAAAACGAATAATATCAACGAGAAAAACAAGAACCCGTTAAAAGAAATTGAAGCAAACAACAAAAACTGTATTAAGAAAAAGGGAACGGTGTTTTCTTGTTGAGCAGAAATCGATGAGGAGAATGAAAAGACAAACTCGGCAAGAAAGTGGTACCTTGGTTGAAATTTGAAACTGAAAGAAGAATGTGAAGTCACAACAGAGAAGGAGTGACACTGAAAGTGTAGAATGGTTTTCGTTtttgtttttttactttttttttttctttagaagACTTGACTTTTGGTGTTGGTTGGGTTGTTTAGTTCCCGCGTGACCCGACCCGAATCGTATTCTGTGCcacttttttgttttttggtcAGTGCTACTTTGTAGTTTGTAAAAGCTTTTCGATGTTAGGGCTTTGTGGacgtttattttttaaaatattcgtTAAATTTTGGTATAACATTCAGATATTGAATTTTACGgtgtttttaaaattttggagACAGAATAATATATTCTTAGCTTTCTGTCccagaatttaaaaaataaaaaatttccatAAAATCGAAGCATATTATTCTATtcccaaaattttaaaaaatattataaaattcaatAATTGAGTGTTAcatcaaaaattttttaataactaaaaaaaattaacctTTTTTGGCCAATATTTCCCAAAATATAAATTAGTTATTGACGTTCGCAAATGggccaaattatttttttttaaagattagcTAAAGACACATGATAAAATtagtaataataaatatttaaattttttaataaatgaaatttttatcttttatatatttttttaaatgataattTTAATATNNNNNNNNNNNNNNNNNNNNNNNNNNNNNNNNNNNNNNNNNNNNNNNNNNNNNNNNNNNNNNNNNNNNNNNNNNNNNNNNNNNNNNNNNNNNNNNNNNNNNNNNNNNNNNNNNNNNNNNNNNNNNNNNNNNNNNNNNNNNNNNNNNNNNNNNNNNNNNNNNNNNNNNNNNNNNNNNNNNNNNNNNNNNNNNNNNNNNNNNNNNNNNNNNNNNNNNNNNNNNNNNNNNNNNNNNNNNNNNNNNNNNNNNNNNNNNNNNNNNNNNNNNNNNNNNNNNNNNNNNNNNNNNNNNNNNNNNNNNNNNNNNNNNNNNNNNNNNNNNNNNNNNNNNNNNNNNNNNNNNNNNNNNNNNNNNNNNNNNNNNNNNNNNNNNNNNNNNNNNNNNNNNNNNNNNNNNNNNNNNNNNNNNNNNNNNNNNNNNNNNNNNNNNNNNNNNNNNNNNNNNNNNNNNNNNNNNNNNNNNNNNTTTTAGCCAATTACGTTTTTTTCGCATAAGCATTGGTGTTCAATCTTAGGTTTGGTTCaagtttgaaagaaaaataaattgcttATAACTATAAACTTAACTTTGATTTTATTTAGATTGGTGTTGTTAGGAATATTATATGCAGTGATACAATTTAACTTTTAATGTCATTACATTAGATCAACTATtggtattttaataaaattacatAAGCATAAATCTAATTATGTTATAGGAATATTTAAAAgggattaattaaaaaaaaattcaaccataCTACAAAAAGAAATtgctttttataataaaaaaattttaaaaacaaatttagaaaaagaaattgaTCCTTGAAAAACTACCCCTAGATcaatttgattttcgaaaaatcagaAATTTCAAATTAACCCGTAAAACAAAACATGCAACCATAAAATCATATTTGTCCCTTAAAAGACCAAATTGTTTGGTATCAAACAATTAATATATCCGCTAACCTATCAATACGACAATGCCATATCAAGATTGGTGAACATCATCAGGAAAATTCCATGGCAACAAGTATTTTTGTTCTTCAATAACCAAACAGCTTGTTTCATAGAACTTTTCTCCTTGAAAAGACTAACCACAGTTTATCCTCAAACCAAACATTACCTAAAAGAGAAAAGATATCTACATATCCAACCAACTTCATATTAGAAGTAACTAAATGTTAAATatactcactctctctctctctctttatcaaATTATGTCTAGATACATAAGTTGGACCATCTCAATTCTCAAAAAAGTATTGTCATGCCTACAACATGAAAGAGAAGCAAATACAATAAGAACAAAAGTTCGGTAACAACAACAAAATGTTAGAGGATGGTCATTAACAATTGTCCCTGGTGGCATATCATTTAACTATGATCAGATACAAAAATCTTTAAGAAAACTTGCCCCTTGACAGTTAAAAGACCTAAGAGCATGGGCTGTGATCCATTTCAATGCACAATTTCAAACCAAAtttgcaaaaaagaaaaaagtataaagaAAGAAATTTCTTCCTTATATCATTATACAGGGATACACAAACAAACTAATCTTGAAAATCTAACCTAGTTCTCAAATATCTAACAAACAGGAAAAATGTATGGCAACCGAGATGCAAACACAAACAAActaatctgtttttttttttttaatgaattataTCTCATTTTTAGTTGTTTGAATTTCATATGGATCCAAAGAAATGTTCCAAGGACGGAGCACAGAACACATTAGCAGCAGCTCGTTCTGGTCTAAAGGGTGCAACATGAAGTTGATACTTGATGAATCTCTGCAAACATCACAAGGTGTTAATCATTAGATGATATGAATTAGGATGGTATTTTAGGCCCAGAAACAAATAATATGCTGGCATAACAGCTATCTTGCAAGAGCACGAACTCAATTATTGCTGAATATAGTTGAGATTAAACAGTAACATACTGCTAGCTGAGAAATGATTTCAGGATTTGAGTCAACATGCCAATCTGGTTCCAATTGTCGAACAAACGATGACCGTCCATTCTCTGTGCTACAGAAGAGGACCAATCACACCACTTATTATCAGAATTCAGAACTACTACAAGGATCAAACAACCATATAATAATTTACCATAGATCATGTATGAATTTAAACCTTTAAACTTTAATCTACTCTCCTCAGGTATTACGAGATCTCTACCAATAACTACAACAGTACCTTTCATTTAAACTTTACAATGCAACATTTATATACCTTGTCTTTGACTAAACCACCTGAAGTAAATATCCCAGCATCTTCTAATGCAGCAAGAACTCTCTTCTGCAGAAATAATTACACCAAAGAAGAGAAGTATATTAAGTTTTGATGATCTGAAACATAACAGCTGAGCAATAGTATAAACTGCATCTAATGTGAACAGTTGATAATCAATTTCATTAAGCTCATCGGAATCAGAGAAGAAACATGGACACCAAATATAGACTGATAAATGACATACCTCACTTTCATCGTCCAAGACTCTTTCCATGAgatataaatcacaaaattttgtTATTTCCAACAATACTTCCAGCACAGAGGACTTCACAGTTGCTTGTTTCTGTCAAGAACAGAATGAACCACACTGATATCTTGGTTCACATTAATGACTTAGACAAAAGTATAAAAAAGGAACAATCTCACCACCTGAAGCTCCTCTGGACTAGTTTCCTCTAGGATCACTCCAAGAAGACGACAAGTAACCTGCATAGAACCCAAAATAGAGAATAACATTCAGCATTACAAAACATGGAAAAATGACTATAGCAATGTCTAAAGTGTAACAAATCCAGTAATTCTAAATTTGCATCATTTCATCATGTACCTATGTTGCTCAAAGTCAATTGGGAAACAAGTCTTATTTTGTGTTTACAaccgaaaaaaaataaataaatacataaaaatgacAGAGAGACTAATAGCATCTATCAACATACATCATTAGTAATTAAAAGCATTGATAATGCAAAAACACTCCTCCCAACAGATTACTATGATCAATAATTCTATTTTGTGTTTCTTCCCAGAAAAAGTATGTTCAGGAAATTTCTAACCTTTCAAGTTATTTTGTCACATAACTTAGGGATCACAAAAAGCAATTTTAgtgaaaaattatatataaacctAAAATCAGGGTACATTTAATTACCTTTCTTCCTTCACTCAACCTCTGCCTCACAATCTGGCCCAACGATGGCTGGAAAAAATGGCAGAAAAAGTAAGCTAAGAATAGTGAACCAACTATACATGAAGCAACCAAACTAAAACAAGGCAAAGACATTTACTTTGACTGGCTGAAAGAACTCATCAACAACATTTTGTGCCCTTGAATCCTCTGATGTTGAACAAACCCCAGAAGGAACCACCACAGCATTTGAATGTGCACTGACTCCAGGTGTGCTGGAAGAAGCAACTTGTCGTTTTTGTTGCCTGCGTTGAGACACAGAAGGTGATCTCAACAGCCTCCAGGTGAAAAAAATTGCAACAGCAAGGCCCGCAACAGCACCAATAGAGTGTGTATCCTAACACCAAGTTGAGCAAAATGAGAACCCAATAGGTTTGCACAAAGATAGTAATTTTCCTCTATATTACACTACCAGTCAAGGCAACAATGAGAGGTTCACTAAACCAGTAGGAGGTGATAAGTTCTACATACACTGCTATTCCATAGCGCATATTACAACGCCAACCGAGTAAGTTGCATCAATGTAAGAAACATAATCCAACAAAGAAATACACACTCATTGTACACATAAAGGATCAGACTCAAGTCCTACATTGTTATTGTTCGCTAAAGTCATAGCCATGAATTGAAAAACCAGTTAGTTCAACTACAATTACTCAAAAAAAAGGTAGCCCAAGCAAATAAGCAATTCAAATTCAGCACTAATCAATGTCAAACAAGCTacaaaaatttcatatttttcataCAGACAAGAAACACATGAATAAAAACTGTAACCCTAAGACTGTATTTAAGTGCCCATAATGACATTCCTGTTTCGCTATCCTAGTCCCTCCAAAACTTTCAACTGAAATAaccgaatttaaaaaaaaatcaccaattaaaaaaaaactaaacagaGAAACTTAAAAACTCTCTATTTGAGCTAAGAATTGTACCATCCCCAATCATTAAAGAAGAAAAGCTCGAAATTCACACAGAAGGTTTTTTTTGGGGGTGGGACACTACAAAGAAAAAGATGGAATCTTGTGgaatcagagagagagagagtacaaGGTTGTTGAGGGAAGAGGAGAAGAGGTCGGAAATCTTGAGAGTGAGGCGCTTGATGAGCTCTAATAACTCCTCCTTCGAGCTCTCCGCCATGGCAGAAAcaacaactcagaagaaagaacCCTCTTTTTCCCTTCGATCTGAGAGTAGGTACCTTGCAGGAAAAAGAATTGTATTGAATATGGATCAGATAAAAATCTAGGACCTTCTTTCTTGCTCCATCGCCATTCACGCTTCTTCAACGGAAAACCCCAATTCTTTTCtccacaatttttttattttttcccttcTAAACTTTTCTTTCCCCCATTTGGGCGTCAAGCCGTCAACGATGCCAATCTATGTAATGACTACTATTATCTATCTATTCATCCATTTAAtggatttttttatataaattatttaaatataatatttacaaaaatatgTACCTATATACACAATATTTAATATACTGGATCACTGGGTACATACTTAGACTAGGGCGGGCAATATATATCTACTTGCGAGTATTCAATTTAGATTAATTTGTTTGGGTAGGATTATTTGGAAATAGATCCTCtctatttttttaacaattgagagagtaaagtgtgatcttttattattaattattataagtaggatcaagagaaaacatgaGAGAGAATGCATTGAAGGGTtatagatcacactttattccctcaatttttttcaacaattgagaggatccattatCTATCCTACTGCTACAGATAGAGTAGGGGAGTAGAGTGTAAATTTGACTACGGACAGGATATGATTATACCTTACTCTATCCTACTCGTAcacttaatatattatataatatatatgtaaaagttatgtatgtagtgaagaaagtgagTCTTNNNNNNNNNNNNNNNNNNNNNNNNNNNNNNNNNNNNNNNNNNNNNNNNNNNNNNNNNNNNNNNNNNNNNNNNNNNNNNNNNNNNNAAGAggttttgtatatattttgaataattttaaaattttaaattgtaattttttaatttaaaaattgaaatcattattttttttttcaaattgaatATTTAATTAACTATATAAATAGAATAATACGAGTACATAATATTAATGTTAAAACGTTATAATAATACACATATGGTAAATATACCAGCATTAAACTCATTATCACACTATTAGGCTATCAACAACTACGTTattgttttatacttttattgCGTTTCCAGCAGCTCCGTTATAGCTGTTTTTCCCTTATTTATAGTTAGCGCGTGAGCTATAGCTATTTGTAACATAATTACATAACTACAGAATGTTTAAAacagtaaaaaattaaaaaattaattcaaagattaaatataattttttatttattttaaaaagattcAAATTGCGGATATATTATTTTTGCCATTTCgtgtttattattatttgtgtttattaaaaattatttttaaaaattattttatcaaatatatttattattatttttaaaaattatttattaaaaattatttttaatttaatttatcaaatgTAAATATTACAACTTTTTAATATGATTAAAATAAAGTTAATTCCTCACACAAAAAAGTCAAGTGAAGTTAGGGTCTGTTTGGGAAACTCTAGAAgtaactttttttaacttttgacttataaaacgtagtagtattaatgtcgggtgcaattttcaaaaccaaattgcaactttctaagaagctattttggagcttatggagaagttaaaaaaaatgacttctctcataatacttctacttttcattacatttctttaaaataagtacttttagagttaaaaatccaaacacaaaataatttatttataagttacttttaacagagtcatttattgtttaagttattttatcaaaagaaacttaattaagttagttacccAAACTGGACCTTAATCTAGTGGAGTTTGCACAATAAATAATAGCATtaatattttcaaatttcaataatcATGCAAGTAAGTAGCAGTAGCATTGgactttaaaaaaattataatggcCCACTATCTTCAAGGTTGTCATTTGTTTTATATCAATCAGCGACAAGCTGATTACCTGCTTTCAAAGTTATCTTTTTTGacattttctttctttaaatATGATTAATTTAGTCCTTTCccattcaataaaaaataaatctctACTGGATAACTTTTGTACACATAAACTTTATGTTCTATTTTCTGTCAGAGTATATGTGATAATTTTCTTAAACTATAATAGATAAGTAGGATATATAATTATGTTAACACaatattcattaatttttttttacgagATAAATTTACTAAATTAAACTCCGTTTGCACCGGTTCAGTTTAAGTTGATTTTGATTAAAAACAAAAGTATTTATATTCTGAATCAAATCAATATGATCAGTTTGATTTTATTTGGAAAATTACTTTGAACtaaaataaacaaatttaaataaatttgaattgattaagccgttttattttttttattttgactttTATAAATATAACACAAAATTTTGTTCTCTGATTCTCTCCGTGTCTGTTTGAAGGTAAGTTTTCAATTTAGTAATCCCTGCTTCTCTTTAATTTCAGGATTCTTTATTTTGTGTTGGATATAGTTTTCTTTTAAAATGATCGACTTCTTGTTTGATTTGTGTTTTcagattttgatttattttaaaaattttccgtTTTTCCAATTTTGTAGAAAAATAAAGATCAAATTAAGATAATTaagattttatattttcaatgtTTTGTCATNNNNNNNNNNNNNNNNNNNNNNNNNNNNNNNNNNNNNNNNNNNNNNNNNNNNNNNNNNNNNNNNNNNNNNNNNNNNNNNNNNNNNNNNNNNNNNNNNNNNNNNNNNNNNNNNNNNNNNNNNNNNNNNNNNNNNNNNNNNNNNNNNNNNNNNNNNNNNNNNNNNNNNNNNNNNNNNNNNNNNNNNNNNNNNNNNNNNNNNNNNNNNNNNNNNNNNNNNNNNNNNNNNNNNNNNNNNNNNNNNNNNNNNNNNNNNNNNNNNNNNNNNNNNNNNNNNNNNNNNNNNNNNTATGTAATGTCATATATAATATGTGTATATATTTTACATAATATAATAGGATATGATCTCATTAAGCGAAGGAAGAATACATTATGTCAAGATTTATGAAATAAACGTAAAtagtatttataaaaataagtTCTCATTTATGTATACTACCgtgtttgttttgttgtttttttattatttttaaaagattaatttttGTTTATACAATGGTCCAATACACAGTCAAATTTAAAGTAAATAAAGTTCAATTTATTGATGTCATTTAGGCCAACATCTGCCTGACCTTAATAGAAGTCAGACACGATGATGTGAGCTTAACTCTACTGATCCAAATAAGTAACTAACCttctcaatatctcctataaaTTTAGAAAGAAAATCTTAACAGTCTCCCTAATAAAAGAGAATAATTATCCACCATCAAAGGTGGAACAAACTCTAAAAAGTGGTTATTAACTCTACATCTACATATGTAAATGTCCTTACAATCTCATGTATTTTTTGAACTCAATCTACTAAAAACTTGTCTAAAACcttactaacttaagtatcgaAATTTCTTGTAGGTACCACCTCCCACCTCTACTCACAAACAATTCAGACGGATTCATCCTCATTGGAAAAGACGTCGGACAAATCATCCAAAGGCATTTGGACCTCAAGTTCAAGCATAAAGTAactcagtttcaggtaaccatcagaacaatttttatattttattttaaacttataaatttaatgaaataatttaaaagataagaataaaatatatttaataataaatatacaAATTTTATAAGTTATTTAACTTTTATAANNNNNNNNNNNNNNNNNNNNNNNNNNNNNNNNNNCCACTTCTCCCACTTCTCTGTCATCCCCttgtctctttctctctcctctttgctGCGTCGGCGACTGACGATAGCTCTTAGCCTCACCAGTGCTGGCCCTcctccctcttcttcttttctttttcctctatcttctctctttttcttttgcttcatCATCTTTACGTTTGATTTCAAAACACTaggacaaaagaaaaaagaaacaagaaacaGGGGTTGAAGTTTCTCACAAGAAGACATAATCGGTGCCTTGACTTTGTTAGGTCTTCAAATTGCGTTGGAGCATCTTTAGCTTCACAAGCAGCACGCTTCACCAAACTGACAATGTCATTTTCCCTACGCATAAGATAAATTGGTTCAATATCGCGAAGGTATTCTTGTGTATCTGTGCGGTGGTGGTTAGAGTCACCGCTGTTATGGTTCAATATCGACGGTGGTTCGTGTGTCTGTGAAGCTACTATTGTGATTCAATGTCAGAGGCGATAGCGGTGGTTTGAGATGCGTTTTCGGCCTTTTCAATGTTAACAGCGGTGGTTCGTGTATGTGTGCATGTGTGCGGTGGTGGTGTGTTGGTGAGTTCtatcgtgtgtgtgtgtgtgtgcgcgcgTGCGATGGTGGTGTGTGTGGGTGGATTCTTTTGTGTGTGTGCATGTAGTGGTGGTGGTGCGTATGTGGGTTTTTGTTTGTGTGTGTGTGCGTGGTGGTAGTGGTGTGTGGGTGGGTCCTTGTATGTGTGTCTCCGCATGGTGATGGTGGTGTGTGTAggtttttgtgtgtgtgtgtgctcgCAGTGGTGGTATTAGTGTGTGGGTGGGtttttgtgtgtgtgtgcgcgCAGTGGTGGTGGCGGTGTGTGGATAGATTCTTGTGTATATGTCTCCGCGTGgtggtgtgtatgtgtgtgtgtgtagaGACAcactaacattttaaaaaaatacaaaaaaatttaacaatGCTAGAGAACCAAGAGGGTATCagccaaaaatcagccaaatGCCTCTGGGTGAATCTAAAATCTCTATGTGGATGGTGCTTATGCTAGGCATTAgaatgtttcttttctttgtaaattgaaTGGTTCTGAATCTACTTTttgatttatcatgttttaggcattTGGAGAGAGAAGGAGGGTGAAGAGACGGAAGCTAATTGAATCAGTTTCCGTGATTCACGTTGTAATGATACTGAACGTATCTCCTCCTAATTTGAATGTGGTGAAAcatttaataaccaatattttaaatcataaataaataagttaatatacatggatgtttcttctgctaagtatcagaatgtttctttttcatactaaatggatgttcttttatatattttttgaatgtttttgtattgcaaatgtgaatatctttatttttttaagaatttcataGTTTTTTAAGAATTCCTCTCCTTCGTTCTTTCCTTTCTACAGTCGTCACCCTCTCTTTCATCCTCAAGATCCTCAAGTTCGAGGTGTTCAATGAAAGGACTCCCGGTGCCAGAGAAGCCATGAAAGTCATTGTTACCGCCATCACAGATTGCCGACTCGAGAAAACTGATCCGGTGTCTCAAGACGCTGTTATGATGAAGATTCTTCAGGTTCTTGCTGGGACAATGCACCACAGGGCTTCCATCTTGCTCAGTGATCCCGCTGTGTGCACGCTTGTCAATGCTTGTTTCCAAGTTGTGCAGCAAATGAATGAGATAGCATTTGGATTGGAATTGAGTGGACACAAATTCTTGTGGAAGTTTTTAgaggtgggtaggttaatgtGGAAGAGAAGAGAAAGGTTTTTATAAGctttaattaggtttacttaatcagtttaaaaatttttaaattttgaatttaaaaatttaaaattaattattaataattataattaattgagttGTTCACTTTTTGGCTGGTTAGACACTTGGTtccctatactttttcatatgtataaatatatatgtgcctctattaaaaaattatattgtctctacattaaaaaaattatctattAAATTTCATGCCAAAATATTTTAAGGATTTTACCATAGTTCTAAAAACTGAATCGGACCAGCTAGTTTAATTGGGTTAACTGGGAACCAGTCACCTAGCCGGTCCAGATAAATCTATAGACCTTATGGCAAAAAATCGGTTGAATCGGTAGTTAACCGAAGAACTGACAAAATCGTCCAGTTTTTTGGAGAATTTTCGGTTCGAAAATAAATCGTCTAAATGACGTCGTTTTGtcctttaaaaaaaaaggaaagaaaggctAAACGAAGTGCTAAACCCTAAATCTTCCCATTAACCCGTCTTCTTCAATCTTCGCAAACTCATGTCTCCTCTCTTCTCTGAGAACCATAGAAGCCACCACCACCAATCGAGGAGCCACCGCAGCCCGCTGCCACAGCAGCCCGCAGCCACCGCGTCCCGCAGCGATGGGTTTGACCACCGTAGTCCCCACCGCGTCCTTGTCATCATCGAGCTCGCCTTATCTGTGTTCGTCAGTGTCGCCTCCTCTGTTGTCGCCGTTGCTCGCCTTCCTCCTCACCGCCGATAAGTAATATTCTGTTATTTCTGAGGTTATTGTTTGCTGGAAtagatttatttgttattttttattttctgtttatgaaTTTCTGAATTATTTGTTTGCTGGATTcatgattttgatttatttgttatttgttcatgatttatttatttgctggattcataattttgatttttgattttctgaggttattttgatttatttgttatttgttatttctgatttatttgttatttattcaTGATTTTGGTTGCCGAGGATATTGTTTGCTGAGGTTATTGCTTGCTGGTTTAGCAATTGTTTGCTGAGGTTATTGTTATTTATTCATGATTTTGGTTGCTGAGGTTATTGTTTGTATGTTACAAATGGAATAATCATAGAGTAACCCACAGCCACAAGATAATGTTGTTCAAGATTCTCAAACTGGTTCTTCAAGAGGTAAATCTGATCTAACTTGGCAATATTTTATAGTAAAGTATGACAAAAATAACAAGGCTCAATATACATATATGTTGTGCTTGAATACTTACAATGGAGGGGGGATATATAGAATGAAATATCATCTTGCAAAAATTTCTAGACAAATTAAAGTTTGTAACAAAGTGACTGAAGATGTTGAACTTtaattcaaaaggcttttggaggaaacaaaaaaataaggcagaaaaaagaaaaattgcaaGTAATTATTATGATGTGGAAACACAAGTGGAAGAAGAGTGTGAAGCACCTAATCCTGTACAACCTCCGGCTCCTGCAACAATGGGAGACAAAGGAAAGAGAAGAGCTATTGCTGCTACTCCAATTGGAAGTTATTTCAAGGGAAGGACTACGCTAGGCTCTCAACCGACTTTGAAAAGTGTCTTGGCCAGTAAATAAGTTGTGCACAAGATTAAGTTGGGGCTTGCAAAATAGATCATTGATGCATGTATTCCATTCAATACAATTCAATCACCTTACTTTCAACCTGTCTTGGATGGTATTATTGCAATTGGACCTGATTTTAAGGGACCGTGATATGATGAAATGAGAGTTTATTTATTAGCCGGTCTTAAAAAAGAGTGTCAGTTGCTTGTTGAAGGCCATAGGACCTCGTGAAAACACATGAGAGCACATTTTAAAaacaccataaaaataaaaatttgacctNNNNNGagacttaaaatttttggatCTGTCACTGTACGTGTGTACGGCGACAATGGTGTGTGGGTAGATTTTTGTCTATGTGTGTTTCCGCGTGATGATGGTGGTGTGTGAGTGGGTTCTTGTGTGTGTGTGGCGGTGGTTCGAGTTGCCGCTACT contains the following coding sequences:
- the LOC107629950 gene encoding peroxisome biogenesis protein 22 → MAESSKEELLELIKRLTLKISDLFSSSLNNLDTHSIGAVAGLAVAIFFTWRLLRSPSVSQRRQQKRQVASSSTPGVSAHSNAVVVPSGVCSTSEDSRAQNVVDEFFQPVKPSLGQIVRQRLSEGRKVTCRLLGVILEETSPEELQKQATVKSSVLEVLLEITKFCDLYLMERVLDDESEKRVLAALEDAGIFTSGGLVKDKVLFCSTENGRSSFVRQLEPDWHVDSNPEIISQLARFIKYQLHVAPFRPERAAANVFCAPSLEHFFGSI